GTTTGCGGTGGCCGGCAGTGTGTTTCAGGGAGAGTCCGGTGTCGCCATGGGCCTGTCCACCGTATCGGGTAACGGAAAATGGGTTCTGAAAGGCTCGATCACCAGCTCCAGTCGCGGCCAGGTGGGTGGCACGGTTGGTGTCGGATACCAATGGTAATAATGCAATAGAACACGCCGGTGCGTGCACGCATGCACCGGAGAAGAATCACCATGGTTTAAAGGGATACTTAAGATGCGATATAAAATTTTCAAATCCAATCGGGCTGCCTTCGCCGTGACAGCAATCATGACTGTACTCCTGGCCGGCTGCTCGACGCTAAGCGACGTTAAACCCGACGGCACCAGTGACAATGTGGTGTGGCCCGACGTAAACCGTATTACATTCGATAACAAGCAGGGCATTTATCCAACACAGCAAAGCATTTCACTGATTCGCCCCGGAATGACCAGGGACCAGCTCTATCATCTGCTTGGTCGCCCGCACTTTGATGAGGGTTTTGGCAGCGACGAATGGGATTATCTCATGCACTTTCCCGGCGCCGGTCAGGGTGCAAATGACGTGACCCGTTGTCAGTTCAAGATTCTGTTCGACGCTGAGCATCTGGCCCGCAATATGTACTGGAAGCCGGTTGGTGACTCGGGCGCAGGCTGTCCTCCTGGCGCTGCACCGCAAACCTATACCCTGAGCGCCGATGCGTTATTTGAATTTGATCGCTCTACGCTTAGCGATGTGACATCAGGCCGGCAGGCGCTGAGCAAGCTGGCCGAAAGCCTGCGTGGCACGCAAGGCATCCGTGCCATTTCTGTTACAGGCCATACCGATAGGCTGGGCTCGAATGCGTATAATCAGCGCTTGTCTAAAGCCCGGGCCGATACGGTACGCGGCTATTTGATCCAGAACGGCGTTGCTGCCGATCTGATCCATAGTCGGGGCATGGGAGAATCTCAGCCGGTGGCGCAATGCAATAACGGTGACGAGGCAGCGCTGATCCGTTGTCTGGTGCCCAATCGCCGTGTCGAGGTGACGGTGGAAAAATAAGTGATGTGTCAGACCCGAAGCCGCTTGCGATATACGTCCGGGTGATTTGAATTGCGCCCCTGTCTTGCGCAAACCTGCAGCACAGGGGCGTGATCATGTATCACGCATATGCCGGGATAACGCCCGGCAGGCACATCCCCTTGTTGCAAATGGTACTGGTTGCGGTACCGGAGATTCAATTGTTCACAACCAATATGATCATTCCGGAATATATGGCTCGGGTACCTTCACCCTGGTGATGACGCATTGGCATCAACAGCGCGCCCGCACATTGTCAACCCACGTTTGTATCCCACTCGGGCTGCGGAAGTCATCGATTGATCTGGCAGGTACATCTGGATAGATGGCGTTCCACATACGAGCATAGCGCGACCCGGACCGATCTCAAGTACGGCATCCGGTTGCAATTCACGAACGGCTTGCAGGCAGGCTACCCAATTCATGGCATGGCTTATCTGCTCAGCCAGGGCGTCCAGCGCCTGCGCTACAAGCATGGCTGCGCGACCGTCCATGGCGCTATGCACTTTGAATGCCAGGGGCGCCTTATTGCAATAGGGCGCAAGGTGACGAGCGAAAGCCGGTGTCGCAGATTGCAGCAGCGCCGTATGCGATGGCGTCTGAACAGACAGCCTGACCACGCGCATGGCGCCTTGATCGTAGGCCTGTTGACCGGCATGTTGCAAGTCTTGTTCGAAACCGCCAATGACATAGTGTTGCTCAGGGTTGATGATGGCCAGATGCGTATTGCTGTTGGCGGTAATCGCCTCGATATTTTCCAGAGGCAAGCCCATGATGCTCGTTAAACCGGCCTGTGTTTGTATGCAATCGTCCATGCAAGCAGCCCGTTGTGCTGCCAGAACGATTCCCTGCTGCATATCGAAAGCGCCGGCTGCGCTGCAAGCGGCCAACTCCCCCAGAGAATATCCCGCGGCGCAAATCGGTCGCGGCAGCAATGGTCGCAGTGTGTGCCACCATTGCAATTGAAACGCAAAGATAAACGGCTGAGCAATCCTGTTTTGTCCAAGTGTCTCGCAATGGACTGCAGCGTTATGCCAGACATCAGGCAGCTGTTTTGACAATTGTGCCGCCGTTTCTGGTGACACCATCGCCTGTAGCGCTTGAAAATGCTCAGCAGATTGCTGTCCCTGGCCACTGAAGAGAATGGCAAGTCGCATGTCAGAGGGACTCCAGAAACAGCACAATCCCTAGCAAATCGGCCGATCCGCCAGGCTCAGTCGACGGGCCACGAATTGCGTATGCAATGTCTGGGCCTGACTTTGCCAGTCCTGGACGTATACGCCACCACGGTCAAGAAACGTCGTTGCAGCTTCGCGGGCAAACGCCAGTCCTTGACGGCCGCCTCGCCAAAGCAGATTGGTGTCTTCAAGTTCAGCCATCAGTGTAAAAAAACACTGAACGGCGGCCAGTTGCGTGCACTGGGTTTGTGCAAGCGCCGCACGATAGGCCGGTAAGCCGATCCTGATGGCCGAGGGAAAGCCCGCGGCAGCCTCGGCCCGCGCACCTCCACTACCGTAACGGCGTTGAACGACTGCGCCGTGACTATCCTGTGTGGTTTTTGCCGTAACCATGATGGCTGGCCCCCACAGATCTGCAACGCGCTGGCTCACCGATTCGGCCGAGCACGAACCGGCAAGGGCAATATCAATGCCCGCTGCTGCACATAGCAACCCCAGGTTGAAAATTGCTCCGCGGTGAGTATTGACGCCATTGGTGGCCTGCAGCATGCGCTGTTCTGCGTCCATGCCGCAATATTGCAACTGTGCATAAGTTGGTGTTTGCATGCCCAAGCGAGCGATCGCTGGAAAATACCCTCGCAGTGCCTGAAGGCTTCGCACAAAGGTACTGAAATCCATGTCAGTATGGCTGCCGCTGTCAACAGGGCTGACCAGGCCCGGTTTAGGCGCCAGGGCGACCTCCCGATACAGCGCGCCGATTGCCAGCCGGCCAATTGCTTCAGGCGTCAATGCCGGCGACATTTGGCGGGCGGCCTGATCAGTCACGTGTTCAGGTCTGAGGGACTCAGCAAACATGATCGTGTTCCTTTAACCGCGACAGCAGGTCTGTCAGGCACAGTAATGCTACGCTGGCATTATCCTTGGCGACAACGCGCAGTGCCGGCTGCAATAACGTTCGGGAAAGCTCCTTCCAATTGACGGCCGGACCACTGGCAAAGCGTATTTCACCATCCAGTGAGCAGGGCAGTGCTTGTTGGGCCTGTTGCAGGGCTTTAATGCAGGGATCAAGCTGAGCCACATGTGCAATATCGCAGACAACGTCAATGTCCGACCTGTCGTGTCGATATGTCGTTCCGCTGAGCATTTCCCATGCGAGCGATCCGTACACACTAACAGTAATATCGTGTGACTCACATTTCTGCAGCAGATGTTTCAATGGCGCTGCAATCGCTGCAGTGCATGTATTTACGCCATCAGCGAGGGCTAGCGGGGGTGTGATTGCCCGGATAGCATCGGGACAGATTGAGACGCTGATTCGTCTGTGCACTGCCTCTGGTGGCAATGTCAGGCCCAAGAGGATCTGGGCATCAGCCGCTGCGGGTTGCCGGGCTACCACCAGCGGGTGCCGGGCGTGCAGCCAACGCTGCAGTGCGGCTTGCGCGGTTGGACTCTGCACAGGGCTGAGCAACTGGTACTCTGCGTTTGAGTACAGATAGGCAAGGTCATGGCGACGCATGATTATCTCCTAGGCTGCCAGGATCTGATCGACAATGCTGGCCGCCTGTACCCGTCCGGTTCTATCCTGAGCCGCCAGCATGCGAAGGTCTGTGCCAGCGCGAGTCTTTAACAATTGAGCAAGTGCAGCATCAAGCAGCGTGGCAGAGGGTGCCTGCCATATAGCCTCGATTGCACCCATGCGCTGGTAGTTTTCCGCGCCAGGTGCAAAGGTAGGGGCACTGGCTGACAGCTCCACCAATTTTGCATGATCTATCTTGGTCACACGCGCCATGGCTTTCAAATCCATGACCCGAACTTGCGAGCTGGCCAGCGCGTAGGCGCGGTCTGCCATGAGACCAAAAGACAAGTAGCCGCCGCTGACCGCCTCTCCGGTGACCAGGCTCAGGCTGACGTGACCAAGGCGTCGGGCCAGATCGACGCAGGCTGCCAGATGCGCCAGGCTTCCATTCAGGCAAAGTAGCTCCTGAGCTCGCGATAACGCCTGGCCCTGGGTGTCGACCAGAAATATCAGTGGTCGACGCGGATGCGCCTGGATCGTGACTAATATCTGCTGGGCCAGGTACAGCGCGATCTCGTGGTCGATAGCGGCAGCATCCGTGGTTCCCAGTACGGTAACGTCGCCAGCGGTGGTGCTTGCGGTTCCCGCCAGTTGATGCCCATCGACTCGAACTTGATGTCCTGCCGGGAACAGGGCATCCAGAATGGTACTCAGGTTCATGTGTAAAGCTCCTTATGCAGTCGGGCCAGGTCCGTACAGTTCATCATGGGGATGTTGACGGGAGTTGGAATGCCCAGGGCCTGCCACACTTGCAAGCCATCGCGCATACCTTTGAAACGCTCCAATCGAGCCAGCAGGCGCGCCTGGTTCTGTTTCTGCGCATCCAGATCAGGTGGTGCAAATTTATTCTCCGCAATAAGCTGTTTTGCCGTATCCCGGAATGCAAATGGATCGTCTTCGACCAGAGCAGCGCAATCGTTCATCAGATACCGGTGCTTACCGCCCGTTACGCGCCACACCAGCGCCCGATCACGGGAGTCGAACTCCTCGACACCAGCCACGGTTTCGAT
Above is a window of Advenella kashmirensis WT001 DNA encoding:
- a CDS encoding OmpA family protein, producing MRYKIFKSNRAAFAVTAIMTVLLAGCSTLSDVKPDGTSDNVVWPDVNRITFDNKQGIYPTQQSISLIRPGMTRDQLYHLLGRPHFDEGFGSDEWDYLMHFPGAGQGANDVTRCQFKILFDAEHLARNMYWKPVGDSGAGCPPGAAPQTYTLSADALFEFDRSTLSDVTSGRQALSKLAESLRGTQGIRAISVTGHTDRLGSNAYNQRLSKARADTVRGYLIQNGVAADLIHSRGMGESQPVAQCNNGDEAALIRCLVPNRRVEVTVEK
- a CDS encoding acyltransferase domain-containing protein, whose protein sequence is MRLAILFSGQGQQSAEHFQALQAMVSPETAAQLSKQLPDVWHNAAVHCETLGQNRIAQPFIFAFQLQWWHTLRPLLPRPICAAGYSLGELAACSAAGAFDMQQGIVLAAQRAACMDDCIQTQAGLTSIMGLPLENIEAITANSNTHLAIINPEQHYVIGGFEQDLQHAGQQAYDQGAMRVVRLSVQTPSHTALLQSATPAFARHLAPYCNKAPLAFKVHSAMDGRAAMLVAQALDALAEQISHAMNWVACLQAVRELQPDAVLEIGPGRAMLVCGTPSIQMYLPDQSMTSAARVGYKRGLTMCGRAVDANASSPG
- the mdcB gene encoding triphosphoribosyl-dephospho-CoA synthase MdcB → MFAESLRPEHVTDQAARQMSPALTPEAIGRLAIGALYREVALAPKPGLVSPVDSGSHTDMDFSTFVRSLQALRGYFPAIARLGMQTPTYAQLQYCGMDAEQRMLQATNGVNTHRGAIFNLGLLCAAAGIDIALAGSCSAESVSQRVADLWGPAIMVTAKTTQDSHGAVVQRRYGSGGARAEAAAGFPSAIRIGLPAYRAALAQTQCTQLAAVQCFFTLMAELEDTNLLWRGGRQGLAFAREAATTFLDRGGVYVQDWQSQAQTLHTQFVARRLSLADRPIC
- the mdcG gene encoding malonate decarboxylase holo-[acyl-carrier-protein] synthase yields the protein MRRHDLAYLYSNAEYQLLSPVQSPTAQAALQRWLHARHPLVVARQPAAADAQILLGLTLPPEAVHRRISVSICPDAIRAITPPLALADGVNTCTAAIAAPLKHLLQKCESHDITVSVYGSLAWEMLSGTTYRHDRSDIDVVCDIAHVAQLDPCIKALQQAQQALPCSLDGEIRFASGPAVNWKELSRTLLQPALRVVAKDNASVALLCLTDLLSRLKEHDHVC
- a CDS encoding biotin-independent malonate decarboxylase subunit gamma; the encoded protein is MNLSTILDALFPAGHQVRVDGHQLAGTASTTAGDVTVLGTTDAAAIDHEIALYLAQQILVTIQAHPRRPLIFLVDTQGQALSRAQELLCLNGSLAHLAACVDLARRLGHVSLSLVTGEAVSGGYLSFGLMADRAYALASSQVRVMDLKAMARVTKIDHAKLVELSASAPTFAPGAENYQRMGAIEAIWQAPSATLLDAALAQLLKTRAGTDLRMLAAQDRTGRVQAASIVDQILAA